The following proteins come from a genomic window of Geothrix edaphica:
- a CDS encoding DegT/DnrJ/EryC1/StrS family aminotransferase encodes MSTQTQIPILDLKPQIEALWPDLQAAFERVMKSGHFIVGPEVRAFEEEAATYLGVKHAIGLNSGTDALYIALRALGIGPGDEVITTPFTFFATAEAISHVGATPVFVDIEEASFNINADLIEPAITPRTKAIIPVHLFGRPCNMDRIQAIAAKHGVKVVEDCAQSFGATWKGRQTGSMGVFGCYSFFPTKNLSAFGDGGMLATNDDDLAATARMLRVHGSRKKYFNETVGYNSRLDELHAAMLRVKLPRIDAWNEGRIRVAGHYRTLLGGIKGLVTPEVVPGHVFHQYTIRVQGQDRDALQARLAEQGIGTMVYYPIPCHRLKLYQESHATASCPVAETASQQVLSLPVWPELDPGIQGAVAAAIGQSFV; translated from the coding sequence ATGAGCACCCAGACCCAGATACCCATCCTCGACCTGAAGCCCCAGATCGAGGCCCTCTGGCCGGACCTTCAGGCCGCCTTCGAACGCGTGATGAAGTCCGGTCATTTCATCGTGGGGCCGGAGGTGAGGGCTTTCGAGGAAGAGGCAGCCACCTACCTGGGTGTGAAGCATGCCATCGGCCTGAATTCCGGCACGGACGCCCTGTACATCGCCCTTCGGGCCCTGGGCATCGGCCCCGGGGACGAGGTCATCACCACGCCTTTCACCTTCTTCGCCACAGCCGAAGCCATCAGCCACGTCGGCGCCACGCCCGTCTTTGTGGACATCGAAGAGGCCTCCTTCAACATCAACGCCGATCTCATCGAGCCGGCCATCACGCCCCGCACCAAGGCCATCATCCCCGTGCACCTCTTCGGGCGTCCCTGCAATATGGACCGCATCCAGGCCATTGCGGCCAAGCACGGAGTGAAGGTGGTGGAAGATTGCGCCCAGAGTTTCGGCGCGACCTGGAAAGGGCGGCAGACGGGCTCCATGGGCGTCTTCGGCTGCTATAGCTTCTTTCCCACCAAGAACCTGAGTGCCTTCGGAGACGGCGGCATGCTTGCCACCAACGACGATGACCTGGCGGCCACCGCCCGGATGCTCAGGGTCCACGGGAGCCGAAAGAAGTACTTCAACGAAACGGTCGGGTACAACTCCCGCCTCGACGAGCTGCACGCGGCCATGCTTCGGGTGAAGCTTCCTCGCATCGACGCATGGAATGAGGGGCGGATCCGCGTGGCCGGTCACTACCGGACGCTGCTGGGCGGAATCAAGGGCCTGGTCACGCCGGAGGTGGTTCCGGGGCATGTGTTCCACCAGTACACGATCCGGGTCCAAGGGCAGGATCGAGATGCACTCCAGGCCCGGCTTGCGGAACAGGGCATCGGGACGATGGTCTACTACCCGATCCCCTGCCATCGGCTGAAGCTCTACCAGGAAAGTCACGCCACCGCCTCGTGCCCGGTGGCGGAGACTGCCTCGCAGCAAGTCCTCAGCCTTCCCGTCTGGCCCGAGTTGGATCCAGGCATCCAGGGAGCAGTGGCAGCTGCAATTGGACAATCATTCGTTTGA
- a CDS encoding glycosyltransferase family 4 protein, with protein MKILHLMLSCFYIDGYNYQENVLPRMNKEDGHSVRIIASTETYIDNQNLGYVAPRTYQNEDGIEVTRLPYRGGLPHAVMRKLRAYPGVYPHIEAFAPDVILFHGVPAYELLTVARYKKNHPSVKLYVDSHEDHHNSGTNALSKWVLHRGFYRSVITKVLPSIDKILYISEETKDFLIENYDIPSGMMEFYPLGGVIADESEVERRRQARRGELGLDGEDILFLHSGKLDPIKRTEALLEAFTAVDDARFRLVLIGTIGDEIRDKLDPMIQRDPRITFLGWKTSSELQEYLCACDLYVQPGGQSATMQNAMCASAPVMIFPHKSHKPYLDGNGFFVEGVEDMRRSFQEISREPGLLAPMRRRSRELAQDLLDYRKLAARLYR; from the coding sequence GTGAAGATCCTCCATTTGATGCTCTCCTGCTTTTACATCGATGGATATAACTATCAGGAAAATGTCCTTCCCCGGATGAACAAGGAAGATGGACACTCCGTTCGGATCATCGCCTCCACGGAAACCTACATCGACAACCAGAATCTCGGCTACGTCGCGCCCCGGACCTACCAGAACGAGGACGGGATCGAAGTGACGCGGTTGCCCTACCGGGGCGGGCTGCCGCATGCGGTGATGAGGAAACTCCGGGCCTATCCCGGCGTCTATCCCCATATCGAGGCATTCGCTCCGGATGTGATCCTCTTTCATGGCGTGCCGGCCTACGAGTTGCTGACTGTCGCCAGGTACAAAAAAAATCATCCATCTGTTAAATTATATGTAGATAGTCATGAAGACCATCATAATAGCGGAACCAACGCTCTCTCCAAGTGGGTCCTTCATCGCGGATTCTATAGGTCCGTCATCACAAAAGTACTTCCATCCATCGATAAAATTCTCTACATTTCCGAGGAAACCAAGGATTTTTTGATCGAAAATTACGACATTCCGTCAGGAATGATGGAATTCTATCCTTTGGGCGGCGTGATTGCGGATGAGTCCGAGGTGGAGCGGCGCCGCCAGGCCCGGCGCGGCGAGCTGGGGCTGGACGGCGAGGACATCCTCTTTCTGCATTCGGGGAAGCTGGATCCCATCAAACGCACGGAGGCTCTCCTCGAAGCCTTTACGGCCGTGGATGATGCGCGGTTCCGACTGGTCCTGATCGGCACCATCGGGGACGAGATCCGGGACAAGCTGGATCCCATGATCCAGAGGGATCCGAGGATCACCTTCCTGGGCTGGAAGACCTCCAGCGAACTCCAGGAGTACCTGTGTGCCTGCGACCTGTATGTGCAGCCCGGGGGGCAGTCGGCCACCATGCAGAACGCCATGTGCGCTTCGGCCCCGGTGATGATCTTTCCCCACAAGAGCCACAAGCCCTACCTGGATGGGAATGGGTTCTTCGTAGAGGGGGTCGAGGACATGAGGCGCTCCTTCCAGGAGATCTCCCGCGAGCCGGGTCTGCTGGCTCCGATGCGGAGGCGCTCACGGGAGCTGGCCCAGGATCTGCTGGACTACCGGAAGCTGGCCGCGCGGCTCTACCGCTGA
- a CDS encoding acyltransferase — translation MEKPAYTHPTAVVDEGAQLGEGTKVWHFCHIYPKAVIGRHSILGQNVMVANGVTIGDYCKIQNNVSLYEGVILEDYVFCGPSMVFTNVTTPRCLFPRNTSEDYKETRVKRGASIGANATIVCGVTLHECAFVAAGAVVTKDVPPYAMVAGVPARIIGHMCERGERLAFDRHGEATTSYGQKYRKDPRGLVSKVD, via the coding sequence ATGGAGAAACCCGCCTACACACACCCCACCGCCGTGGTGGACGAGGGCGCCCAGCTGGGCGAGGGCACCAAGGTCTGGCACTTCTGCCACATCTACCCCAAGGCCGTCATCGGTAGGCACTCGATCCTGGGGCAGAACGTCATGGTGGCCAACGGCGTCACCATCGGCGACTACTGCAAGATCCAGAATAATGTGAGCCTCTACGAGGGTGTCATCCTCGAGGACTACGTGTTCTGCGGGCCCAGCATGGTGTTCACCAACGTGACCACGCCCCGCTGCCTCTTCCCCAGAAACACCAGCGAGGACTATAAGGAGACCCGCGTCAAGCGCGGCGCCTCCATCGGTGCCAACGCCACCATCGTGTGCGGGGTGACCCTGCACGAGTGCGCCTTCGTGGCCGCGGGGGCCGTGGTGACGAAGGATGTGCCACCCTACGCCATGGTGGCGGGGGTCCCCGCCCGGATCATCGGGCACATGTGCGAGCGGGGGGAGCGCCTGGCTTTCGACCGCCACGGTGAGGCGACGACCAGTTACGGCCAGAAGTACCGCAAAGACCCCCGGGGTCTCGTGAGCAAGGTGGATTGA
- a CDS encoding UDP-3-O-(3-hydroxymyristoyl)glucosamine N-acyltransferase, which produces MTILASTIARFLDREMSGPDLELTHPVPAHSPASGALVFVKAFSEAWVDSLGPRQDICVLGPPEFASRLQGALIISDSPRLDFARAVEKFFVPAEPRVISDTARIHPSAHIGQNVGIGHYSVIGEGAVIGDGTVIRSHVIIHRNCRIGRNCLIKSSTVIGEEGFGFEFDAEGVPMRIPHLGAVVLGDEVEIGAMNVIARGTLGDTVLSDHVKTDDHVFIAHNVSVGENTVIIACAEVSGSVKLGRDVWIAPSACIINQATVGDRGMVGLGAVVTKSVEAGMIVAGNPAKVIRPRA; this is translated from the coding sequence ATGACCATCCTGGCTTCCACCATCGCCCGATTCCTTGATCGGGAAATGTCTGGCCCCGACCTAGAGTTGACTCACCCAGTTCCGGCACATTCCCCAGCCTCCGGGGCCCTGGTGTTCGTGAAGGCCTTCAGCGAAGCCTGGGTGGATTCCCTTGGGCCGCGTCAGGACATCTGCGTGTTGGGTCCACCCGAGTTTGCATCCCGGCTACAGGGGGCCCTCATCATCTCCGACTCCCCCCGACTGGATTTTGCCAGGGCTGTGGAGAAGTTCTTCGTGCCTGCCGAGCCGCGGGTCATCTCAGACACGGCCCGCATACATCCGAGCGCCCACATCGGCCAGAATGTCGGGATCGGGCACTACTCGGTGATCGGGGAGGGGGCTGTCATCGGTGACGGCACCGTCATTCGAAGCCATGTCATCATTCATCGCAATTGTCGAATTGGTAGAAACTGTCTCATCAAGTCATCGACGGTGATCGGTGAAGAAGGGTTCGGGTTCGAGTTCGATGCCGAGGGGGTTCCCATGCGCATTCCTCACCTCGGGGCCGTTGTGCTGGGTGATGAGGTCGAGATCGGTGCCATGAACGTGATCGCCCGCGGTACATTGGGCGATACGGTCCTTTCGGACCATGTGAAAACCGATGACCATGTGTTCATCGCGCACAACGTTTCAGTCGGTGAGAACACCGTCATCATTGCGTGTGCCGAAGTCAGCGGGAGCGTGAAGCTCGGGCGAGATGTCTGGATTGCTCCTTCGGCCTGCATCATCAATCAAGCCACCGTTGGAGATCGCGGCATGGTCGGCCTGGGTGCTGTGGTGACGAAATCCGTGGAAGCTGGAATGATCGTGGCCGGAAATCCAGCCAAGGTGATACGTCCGCGGGCTTAG
- a CDS encoding class I SAM-dependent methyltransferase: MKLWTHIRRLRMARRYRWVAVPCPGCGSDDRNPLVSRDRFGLKSLISQCNSCGLVYTARNIDSQQLDDFYKNHYRFFYESVIRVDDSYVYRSADALKAAYRMARVQETLGDFSRVLELGCGLGFFLREAKARGCREVLGLEPGEAFHAYCVQQNGLNGQVEACSYETLQALPFRPDLVVLFHVLEHMPNPGGCLDWIRAHMDPEGSLVLEVPDLMGDWSDVGLGNFHFGHRTYFSSHSLSHLLKKHGFHVFAKQTDHVGIYPGNLRIFARLRESEGVEVPEEAGLTPAQWVMECLETWASSRWDRRIIKTIACRT; this comes from the coding sequence ATGAAGCTGTGGACCCACATCAGGCGATTGAGGATGGCACGTCGATATCGGTGGGTGGCCGTCCCTTGTCCTGGATGTGGTTCAGACGATCGGAATCCATTGGTGAGTCGGGATCGATTCGGCCTTAAATCGCTGATCTCACAATGCAACTCGTGTGGTCTTGTCTATACGGCTCGAAATATTGATTCACAACAACTTGATGATTTTTATAAAAACCATTATCGCTTCTTTTACGAGTCTGTAATTAGGGTAGATGATTCCTATGTTTACCGTTCAGCCGATGCCCTAAAAGCGGCCTATAGGATGGCCAGAGTGCAGGAAACCCTCGGTGACTTCAGTCGCGTTCTGGAACTTGGATGCGGGCTGGGGTTCTTTCTCCGGGAGGCCAAGGCGAGGGGCTGCAGGGAAGTTCTTGGGCTGGAACCCGGTGAGGCTTTCCACGCCTACTGTGTCCAGCAGAATGGATTGAATGGGCAGGTTGAGGCCTGTAGCTATGAAACCCTGCAAGCATTGCCCTTCCGGCCCGACCTGGTGGTGCTGTTCCATGTTCTGGAGCACATGCCGAATCCGGGTGGGTGCCTGGACTGGATCCGGGCGCATATGGACCCGGAAGGCAGTTTGGTCCTAGAGGTGCCAGATCTGATGGGCGACTGGTCAGATGTCGGTCTAGGCAATTTCCATTTCGGCCATCGGACCTATTTTAGTTCTCACAGCCTCTCGCATCTGCTCAAGAAACATGGATTCCATGTTTTCGCGAAGCAGACGGATCATGTCGGCATCTATCCGGGCAACCTGCGGATATTCGCGCGTTTGAGGGAATCCGAGGGTGTCGAGGTGCCGGAGGAGGCGGGTCTCACTCCCGCCCAATGGGTCATGGAGTGTCTCGAAACCTGGGCCAGCAGCCGATGGGATCGGAGAATCATCAAGACGATCGCTTGCCGGACATGA
- a CDS encoding oligosaccharide flippase family protein, translating to MNRERRAILGGGLVALNHVIGAVVTVASALLLSRALGPNEFAIYAMCTSLSVIQRIVSRLGLSTYLLAQKEEPEEADYAVALGTMLGLSALVAGLTALSLKAIGHFSHVPNLFWPGIAMATLLPLHILSLPATVKLERQLNFKPVLLIELAVQILGQVTGICLAFAGWGVWGPITGAALRALLQSVAPWMVVGLVPKVRWEAARAWRMIKYGFGFVITTSLTQSRSLILLSIMGRVAGPVAVGYMGLTLRAVGLIEPFRAAASRVTLPALAPIAHLPSALRRGVTAAVETELFLNIPVTILAVFFFPTAVRLLLGPAWQPATTLFPWVAASSLLLSAHAASLSALHIRGFFLESIAAAIVGCFALAGALIVMGGLGGAEGCAAATVVAWPAAWLHEWFAANRLGTRWSRPGLAWALSGAAACLIWRLGPGVLVPAVAVGFATRRRIKERGLSLMRVFS from the coding sequence ATGAACCGAGAGAGACGAGCCATTCTGGGCGGCGGGCTGGTGGCCCTGAACCATGTCATCGGGGCGGTCGTCACGGTCGCGTCGGCCCTGCTTCTGTCCAGGGCCCTGGGGCCCAACGAGTTCGCGATCTACGCCATGTGCACCTCGCTCAGCGTGATCCAGCGGATCGTCAGCCGGCTGGGCCTGAGCACCTACCTCCTCGCCCAGAAAGAGGAGCCCGAGGAGGCCGACTATGCCGTCGCCCTCGGCACCATGCTGGGGCTCTCCGCCCTGGTCGCCGGCCTCACGGCCCTGAGCCTGAAGGCGATCGGCCATTTCAGCCATGTTCCCAACCTCTTCTGGCCCGGGATCGCCATGGCGACCCTGCTGCCGTTGCACATCCTCTCCCTTCCGGCCACCGTGAAGCTGGAGCGGCAGCTGAACTTCAAGCCGGTCCTCCTGATCGAATTGGCCGTTCAGATTCTGGGACAGGTCACGGGCATCTGCCTCGCGTTTGCGGGGTGGGGGGTCTGGGGGCCCATTACAGGAGCGGCCCTCCGGGCCCTCCTCCAAAGCGTGGCCCCATGGATGGTGGTCGGCCTGGTTCCGAAGGTCCGATGGGAGGCCGCACGTGCCTGGCGGATGATCAAGTACGGGTTCGGATTCGTCATCACGACGAGCCTGACCCAGAGCCGCAGCCTGATCCTGCTCTCCATCATGGGGCGCGTGGCTGGACCTGTAGCCGTGGGGTACATGGGCCTGACTCTGCGGGCCGTGGGCCTGATCGAACCGTTCAGGGCCGCCGCATCCAGGGTGACCCTGCCGGCCCTGGCGCCCATTGCCCACCTCCCTTCCGCCCTCCGGCGGGGGGTGACAGCGGCGGTGGAGACGGAGCTCTTCCTCAACATCCCCGTCACCATCCTCGCTGTCTTCTTCTTTCCGACGGCCGTCCGCCTGCTGCTCGGGCCCGCCTGGCAGCCCGCGACGACCCTCTTCCCGTGGGTGGCCGCCAGTTCCCTGCTCCTGTCGGCCCACGCCGCCTCCCTCAGCGCCCTGCACATCCGCGGCTTCTTCCTGGAATCCATCGCGGCCGCGATCGTCGGCTGCTTCGCCCTGGCCGGAGCCCTCATCGTGATGGGCGGGCTGGGAGGGGCGGAAGGCTGCGCCGCCGCGACCGTGGTCGCATGGCCCGCCGCTTGGCTGCACGAGTGGTTCGCCGCCAACCGATTGGGCACCCGCTGGAGTCGGCCTGGGTTAGCCTGGGCCCTGAGCGGGGCCGCCGCCTGCCTGATCTGGCGCCTCGGCCCCGGCGTTCTTGTCCCCGCCGTCGCCGTCGGATTTGCCACCCGCAGGCGGATCAAGGAGAGGGGCCTTTCCCTGATGCGCGTCTTCTCCTGA
- a CDS encoding CatB-related O-acetyltransferase, with protein MLNAIEYLFAKAIKKLHLRAIKGSQIHPSSKVCAGTQMVDSRMGKHSDIGYDCLIVKTNIGSFVSMGSNCRIGGASHTMDWVSTSPVFCGNKDHLPQKFSEHPFDAFVQTNIGNDVWIADGVLVRAGVTVGDGAVLGLGSVVTKDVPPYEIWGGNPARFIRKRFDDEVIAALLRIRWWDFDDETLRGKANLFNDVKAFIAMEEGR; from the coding sequence ATGTTGAACGCGATCGAGTACCTGTTTGCCAAGGCCATCAAAAAGCTCCACCTCCGGGCCATCAAGGGTTCGCAGATCCATCCTTCCTCGAAGGTCTGTGCAGGCACTCAGATGGTCGATTCCCGGATGGGAAAGCACTCCGACATCGGTTACGACTGCCTGATCGTCAAGACCAACATCGGAAGCTTCGTTTCCATGGGCTCGAACTGCAGGATCGGAGGTGCGAGCCATACGATGGACTGGGTATCCACCTCGCCGGTCTTCTGCGGGAACAAGGATCACCTCCCCCAGAAATTTTCAGAACACCCGTTCGATGCCTTCGTGCAGACGAACATCGGAAATGATGTATGGATCGCCGATGGCGTGCTGGTGCGGGCTGGAGTGACCGTCGGCGACGGGGCCGTCCTGGGTCTGGGGAGTGTCGTCACCAAGGATGTGCCGCCCTACGAGATATGGGGAGGGAATCCCGCCCGCTTCATCCGCAAGCGCTTCGACGACGAGGTGATCGCCGCCCTGCTGAGAATCAGGTGGTGGGATTTCGACGACGAAACCCTCCGGGGAAAGGCGAATCTGTTCAACGACGTGAAGGCCTTCATCGCCATGGAGGAGGGCCGGTGA
- a CDS encoding lipopolysaccharide biosynthesis protein yields the protein MEIAGGTWMGHAVTLLGAPILSRIYGPESFGRFQIYLSFLMVLSVILALRYEMAILLPEDDEGGFRLVVLGLMVSTIAGIGCLALMTSLFALKGWPSILQPLGWGAFLIPVGAMLASIYQVLTFWAIRKSSFRSVSLSKLCQASSQVGGQVAGGFTSIPGHAGLMLGDCIGRIGALVPLLREFNRDLDRFAGRWSLASVLQAARRYRRFPLISAWGALINSLGLTVPSIMLLHQLGADVLGWYALADRVVGLPSVLLGQSVSQVFMGEAGRLSTGDPRRMLALYRGLLKKLMLIGLVPAAVLLIGGPWLFRFVFGPHWEPAGQMARILALNHYLAFIAWPLIPTLTVLERQDLQTAWDVGRLAFIVAALAASQAMGLGMPGTIGMLSTAGALSYLAHVLITHQLLTLRAANHEKV from the coding sequence GTGGAGATCGCCGGTGGGACCTGGATGGGGCACGCCGTCACCCTGCTGGGGGCGCCGATCCTGAGCCGGATCTACGGTCCTGAATCCTTTGGGCGTTTCCAGATCTATTTATCGTTCCTGATGGTGTTGAGCGTCATCCTGGCGTTGAGATACGAGATGGCGATCCTGCTGCCCGAGGATGATGAGGGTGGGTTCAGGCTCGTGGTGCTCGGATTGATGGTGTCGACGATTGCGGGGATCGGGTGTCTGGCCCTGATGACCTCCCTTTTCGCGCTGAAGGGATGGCCATCCATCCTCCAGCCTCTGGGATGGGGCGCGTTCCTGATCCCGGTCGGGGCTATGCTGGCGAGCATCTACCAGGTGTTGACCTTCTGGGCCATCCGGAAATCCTCGTTTCGCTCTGTGAGCCTCTCCAAGTTGTGCCAGGCATCAAGCCAAGTCGGTGGACAGGTCGCAGGCGGGTTCACCTCCATTCCTGGCCATGCAGGGCTGATGCTGGGGGACTGCATTGGACGGATCGGCGCTCTTGTCCCCCTGTTGAGGGAATTCAATCGGGACCTCGATCGGTTTGCAGGGCGCTGGAGCCTCGCATCGGTGCTTCAGGCGGCGCGTCGATATCGGCGTTTTCCTCTGATCTCCGCCTGGGGGGCACTGATCAATTCCCTCGGTCTGACCGTCCCCTCGATCATGTTGCTGCACCAACTTGGCGCTGACGTGCTTGGGTGGTATGCCCTGGCAGACCGGGTGGTGGGGCTCCCTTCCGTTCTTCTCGGCCAGTCGGTGTCGCAAGTATTCATGGGTGAGGCCGGACGCCTGAGCACCGGGGACCCACGCCGGATGCTGGCGCTTTACCGGGGGCTGCTGAAAAAGCTGATGCTCATCGGGCTCGTCCCTGCGGCGGTCCTGCTGATCGGGGGGCCATGGCTGTTCCGGTTCGTCTTCGGCCCACACTGGGAGCCGGCGGGCCAGATGGCGCGGATCCTCGCGCTCAACCACTACCTGGCTTTCATCGCCTGGCCCCTGATTCCGACCCTCACCGTGTTGGAGAGGCAGGACCTTCAGACGGCCTGGGATGTGGGGCGGTTGGCGTTCATCGTGGCAGCCCTGGCGGCCTCGCAAGCGATGGGCCTGGGAATGCCGGGGACAATCGGGATGCTCAGCACCGCAGGAGCCCTCTCCTACCTCGCCCATGTGCTCATCACCCACCAGCTGCTGACCCTCCGGGCGGCCAACCATGAGAAAGTCTAG
- a CDS encoding PIG-L deacetylase family protein, producing the protein MWNPQSVLVLAPHTDDYEIGAGGYIHRLISGGATLHAMAFSTAAESLPAGLAPDTLAHECREAARRLGIPAGNLDIHDFPVRRFPEHRQPILELLVAARRRIAPDLVLVHATTDVHQDHQVITQEAIRAFKGTTILGYELPWNDLQFSAQCMVQLSEENLQAKLHALEAYGSQMHRAYAKPDVPTGLARVRGVSVGFDYAEAFEVIRWIQP; encoded by the coding sequence ATGTGGAATCCCCAAAGCGTCCTGGTGCTCGCCCCGCACACCGATGACTACGAAATCGGCGCGGGCGGGTACATCCACCGGCTCATTTCGGGTGGGGCCACCCTTCACGCCATGGCCTTTTCCACGGCCGCGGAATCTCTGCCAGCGGGCTTGGCCCCCGACACGCTGGCCCACGAGTGCCGGGAGGCCGCCCGGCGCCTGGGGATCCCCGCCGGGAACCTCGACATCCATGACTTCCCGGTGCGGCGGTTTCCCGAGCACCGCCAACCCATCCTGGAACTCCTGGTGGCGGCCCGGAGGAGGATCGCCCCGGATCTCGTCCTGGTCCATGCCACCACGGATGTCCACCAGGATCATCAGGTCATCACTCAGGAGGCCATCCGGGCCTTCAAGGGGACGACCATCCTGGGCTACGAATTGCCCTGGAATGACCTTCAATTTTCGGCCCAGTGCATGGTCCAGCTGAGTGAGGAGAATCTGCAGGCCAAGCTGCATGCCCTGGAGGCCTACGGCTCGCAGATGCACCGTGCCTACGCCAAGCCCGATGTGCCGACCGGATTGGCGCGGGTGCGGGGGGTCTCGGTGGGATTCGATTACGCCGAGGCCTTCGAGGTGATCCGCTGGATTCAGCCTTGA
- a CDS encoding O-antigen ligase family protein, translating to MVLLPFLILIPGYFFYHWLVGLNSIPQLLGGYVNESSAVVILWIAAVALFDVSVKSIRPSRIHHLEILYWAFLLYFIASVVYHAFRGDAPDVNKSHTASILQSIAIFAVYRVTALELKFNYRVIFWLCLAMSAFVYSAVSDDVLAAFLVNADDAKAATYQGLARAFFLSVCAATPFSKTLPVRLLLYVNALVVLFFLGSRSDMLALFLFILIFEWVNSKNWTRQFLIYAGAVGLILILIPWLMREMPDNRILGLLEFKADTSVQVRTAQIKFALDQIQSAPFTGAYGSYMRLGGSGHYAHNALSAWVDLGLPGLLLLVTVVGALVHSAVTLAPKVKEQGRNLTADYGMALGFLGICLFFLIFSKPFVDISVPATVGLFVRLHQKISPFALHQNSDTNAP from the coding sequence ATGGTCCTGTTGCCGTTCCTCATCCTGATCCCGGGGTACTTCTTCTACCATTGGCTGGTGGGTCTGAATTCAATCCCACAGCTCCTGGGCGGCTACGTCAACGAGTCCTCGGCTGTCGTCATTTTATGGATCGCTGCGGTCGCCCTGTTCGATGTGAGCGTCAAATCCATCCGCCCGAGCCGAATCCATCACCTGGAAATCCTATATTGGGCCTTTTTGTTGTATTTCATCGCCTCGGTGGTCTATCACGCCTTCCGGGGAGACGCGCCGGATGTCAACAAATCCCATACGGCCTCCATCCTCCAATCGATCGCCATTTTCGCCGTGTACCGGGTGACGGCGCTTGAATTGAAGTTCAATTACCGCGTCATCTTCTGGTTGTGCCTGGCCATGTCCGCGTTTGTCTATTCCGCGGTTTCAGACGATGTGTTGGCGGCATTCCTGGTCAATGCGGACGACGCCAAGGCTGCGACCTACCAGGGCCTGGCCCGGGCCTTTTTTCTATCCGTGTGCGCGGCCACGCCCTTCTCGAAGACCTTGCCCGTCCGTCTCCTGTTGTATGTCAATGCCCTGGTCGTCCTGTTCTTCCTGGGGTCCAGATCCGACATGCTGGCCCTGTTCCTGTTCATTCTCATATTCGAATGGGTCAACTCGAAGAACTGGACGCGGCAGTTCCTCATCTACGCCGGGGCGGTCGGTCTGATTCTGATCCTCATCCCCTGGCTAATGAGGGAAATGCCAGACAACCGCATCCTCGGCCTGCTGGAATTCAAGGCCGACACCTCAGTGCAGGTGCGCACCGCTCAGATCAAGTTCGCCCTGGATCAGATCCAATCCGCACCATTCACCGGCGCCTATGGAAGCTACATGAGGCTTGGAGGATCCGGGCACTACGCCCACAACGCCTTGTCCGCCTGGGTCGACCTCGGTCTTCCAGGCCTGCTGCTTCTGGTGACTGTTGTCGGCGCATTGGTGCACAGTGCGGTGACGCTGGCACCCAAGGTCAAGGAACAGGGGCGTAACCTGACCGCCGACTACGGAATGGCCCTTGGTTTCCTGGGCATCTGCCTGTTCTTTCTGATTTTCTCGAAACCCTTTGTCGATATTTCTGTTCCGGCCACGGTGGGGCTGTTTGTTCGCCTGCATCAGAAAATCAGCCCCTTCGCCCTCCATCAGAACTCAGATACGAATGCTCCTTAG